The Candidatus Limnocylindrales bacterium genome has a segment encoding these proteins:
- the urtA gene encoding urea ABC transporter substrate-binding protein: MSDTKGPKGLQNPGRREFLKQTAAAGLGLAAGSFIGGTPLPRLARAQGKGIKIGVLHSLSGTMAISEVSLRDVVLMAVEEINASGGVLGQPIQPVVVDPASDWDLFAEKAKQLLLQEKVAVVFGCWTSVSRKSVLPVFEQNNGLLFYPVQYEGEECSRNVFYTGATPNQQLIPAAEYLMSKEGGGYKKFYLLGTDYVFPRTANKILRAMLLAKGIPEENIMEEYTPFHHQDYQTIVGKIKKFASGGDAAVLSTINGDSNVPFYKEFVNQGITSEQVPIMAFSVAEDELRGMDTSALVGHLATWNYFQSIDTPENKKFVANFKAYCKKNNLPGGESRVTDDPIEAAYYGVYVWRMAVEKAGTTDVDAVRQAVYGLEFMAPGGKKKMDENNHHTYKPVLIGEIQKDGQFRIVWQSEGLVRAEPWSQYTSPDKGCDWVNHKGTYTKG, from the coding sequence ATGTCGGATACAAAGGGTCCTAAGGGGCTTCAAAATCCGGGTCGTAGGGAGTTTTTAAAACAGACGGCTGCAGCCGGACTGGGTCTTGCCGCCGGCAGCTTTATAGGGGGTACGCCGCTGCCACGACTGGCCAGAGCCCAGGGTAAGGGAATTAAAATAGGCGTGCTTCATTCATTAAGTGGGACGATGGCCATCAGTGAGGTGTCTTTACGGGATGTGGTTCTGATGGCCGTTGAAGAAATTAACGCCAGTGGAGGTGTACTCGGTCAACCGATTCAACCTGTAGTGGTGGATCCTGCATCGGATTGGGACCTCTTTGCAGAGAAAGCCAAACAACTCCTGTTGCAGGAGAAGGTAGCCGTTGTTTTCGGGTGCTGGACCTCGGTAAGTCGTAAGTCTGTATTGCCTGTTTTTGAGCAGAACAATGGATTGCTTTTCTATCCGGTCCAATATGAGGGTGAGGAATGTTCCCGTAATGTTTTCTATACAGGCGCAACCCCCAATCAACAATTGATTCCGGCTGCCGAGTATTTGATGAGCAAAGAGGGAGGAGGGTATAAAAAATTCTATCTGTTAGGAACGGATTATGTGTTCCCCCGTACGGCTAATAAAATCCTGCGGGCTATGCTGTTAGCTAAGGGTATTCCTGAAGAAAATATTATGGAAGAGTACACGCCTTTCCATCATCAAGATTATCAAACCATTGTAGGAAAAATTAAGAAATTTGCCAGCGGGGGGGATGCCGCAGTCCTCAGCACGATTAATGGAGATAGTAATGTGCCTTTCTACAAGGAATTTGTTAATCAAGGGATTACGTCGGAGCAAGTGCCGATCATGGCCTTCAGTGTAGCCGAGGATGAATTGCGAGGTATGGATACCTCTGCCTTGGTAGGTCATTTGGCTACCTGGAACTATTTTCAATCCATTGATACCCCGGAGAACAAGAAGTTTGTAGCTAATTTTAAAGCCTATTGTAAGAAAAATAATTTACCGGGTGGAGAATCTCGGGTTACCGACGATCCCATCGAGGCTGCTTATTACGGAGTCTATGTCTGGAGGATGGCCGTTGAAAAAGCCGGTACTACCGACGTGGATGCTGTCCGCCAGGCCGTTTACGGACTGGAGTTTATGGCACCCGGTGGAAAGAAAAAAATGGATGAGAACAATCATCACACCTATAAGCCGGTTCTCATTGGAGAAATTCAGAAGGATGGGCAATTTCGAATTGTTTGGCAATCCGAGGGGTTAGTCCGTGCCGAGCCCTGGAGCCAATATACCAGTCCGGATAAAGGTTGTGATTGGGTTAATCACAAGGGGACTTATACCAAAGGTTAG
- a CDS encoding carbonic anhydrase, protein MNDIIERLLQGNRRFSLGEALRSDISIARRYQLSVSQQPFAMILGCSDSRVPPEIVFDCGLGDLFVIRTAGHTIDKVVMESILFGIKSLYIPLIVVLGHARCGAVSLVIQKRQQLGNADDASCITEQIALAIEQHGNIPQYKNEDDLLNSIVKTHVKMTLARIENLIMPISKDVNVLGAYYDLNTGIVEVISRPTRACT, encoded by the coding sequence GTGAATGACATAATAGAACGACTCTTGCAGGGAAATCGCCGATTTTCTCTCGGCGAGGCACTGCGTTCTGACATAAGTATTGCCCGTCGTTATCAACTCAGCGTTTCTCAACAGCCATTTGCCATGATTCTGGGATGTTCAGATTCTCGTGTCCCTCCTGAAATAGTTTTCGATTGTGGGCTGGGTGATTTGTTCGTGATACGAACAGCCGGGCATACCATTGACAAAGTTGTGATGGAGAGCATTCTATTTGGCATCAAATCGCTTTATATTCCTCTGATAGTAGTGCTTGGGCATGCACGTTGTGGTGCAGTATCACTTGTAATCCAAAAGAGGCAACAATTAGGAAACGCTGATGATGCATCTTGCATAACAGAACAAATCGCGCTGGCAATAGAACAGCACGGGAATATACCACAATACAAGAATGAGGACGATTTGTTAAATAGTATTGTCAAAACCCATGTAAAAATGACCCTTGCTCGGATAGAGAACCTCATAATGCCTATATCCAAGGATGTGAATGTCCTGGGAGCATACTACGATTTGAATACAGGTATTGTCGAAGTTATAAGCCGTCCAACACGCGCTTGCACCTAA
- a CDS encoding tautomerase family protein, with the protein MPHVILKLWPGRSEQQKARLAEAITKDVMSILGCGEESVSVSIEEVEPQDWAEKVYKPDIVNKPKQLYKRPGYDLSELSRP; encoded by the coding sequence CATGTAATCTTGAAGCTCTGGCCTGGCAGGTCCGAGCAACAGAAGGCCCGGCTCGCAGAAGCTATCACCAAGGATGTCATGAGCATCCTGGGCTGCGGAGAGGAATCCGTCTCGGTCTCGATAGAAGAGGTCGAGCCCCAGGACTGGGCAGAGAAGGTGTATAAGCCTGACATTGTCAACAAACCGAAGCAGCTTTACAAGAGACCGGGCTACGATCTATCGGAATTGTCACGACCGTAA